Part of the Impatiens glandulifera chromosome 8, dImpGla2.1, whole genome shotgun sequence genome is shown below.
GGACGATCGCTAGGCCCAGTATAGATATGTATCATTTTTCATACAAAACTTAGATATGATGTTTTAAAATAGTTacaaacaatttataatttatataaaagtataaaacaatttgattagcaattataaaagaatgtatttttttctttaattaagacaaagtatttattttctacattaaacatttaaataatttaattagaaatattataCTCATTATCTTGAATGAGTATTGAATTGACTAAATAGttagattaaatataatttctgtttaattaattttgcgattaaattattcttttcaaCATTCCGATTAAGGGTTATTTAGGTGTTGTACGATTTGAGTTTGTCGATTATTCTAATAATTTGGTCATCTCTAAGAATAGTGAAGGAAATTGCGAAAAAGAATGGGAGAGAATGACGTggagtgagaaaaaaaaaagaaaatattatttaaaatatatatatatataacaaaaatatttatttatttatttattattgattccAAGCAAAGTATTTTGCTAGAATAAAATTCAAGTAGAACTAACGAAAATTGTACAATGCCTGAATTGCGTAGATGTCATCATcatgtagttttcttttgatAACCCCTGATTGTGAATATGGCCACATTACGGCAGAAGGAACAATACTATGCTTAAGACCAAGTACGTGTCCTAGCTCATGCACCGCAATTGTTTCAATGTCCATTTTATCAGCCCTTGCTCCGTTCGTCCAAGGAGCGTCTGCCCTGAAACGGAGCGTTCCTCTGGGCGGAAGACGTGAGTAAGCCATTATTCCTGAGTGCCGTAGAAATGGCTCATAATCCTCACTAGGGTAACTAGTGAAACTTATTTGAATATCTGTATTTCCATAACTTCTTAGAAAATTGAACTTCGTGACCTTTTGCCAACTGTAAAACGCATAAGTAATTGGATTAATGGCATCTGATCGCGTTCCGGGTGCTACAGACCAGTATAGTTTGAGTTTCGACCACCTTGGTTTTCCATACCCGTAGTACAAACCACTTTTAAAAGGGTCCCGAACTAACTTCACCCCGTGTTTGATGAGAGATCCATTAACCAAATCAGGGAAGCCGCACCGAGGTTTAACCATTAGTGACAAAGTGTTTTCGTCTAAAATACCCGTAACATTGAGATGAAAAAAtagttgaaattttttaattgcTTTTTCCATTGTCCCATCAAAAGTATTAGAGTCATTTGATGTGAATCTCGTTTGGTAATGACCAACCTTGGAGGGACCAAAATAACCATATTTCGACAGATAATTTTTCACTTGATCAAGTTTCTTAACTTTGTCACCTCTCTTggagtctaataaatgtttcaTTGACTTGAAAGATAATAGTGaattatcattaaaatttgATGTTTGGACAACTAGAAACAAGTCCAAGACAAAGACTAATAAAAGAATACATGTTTTGACcatattcatgtttgttatttgatttattacttAATTCTTGATTTTTGTTTCACAATTTGTTTCTGCATTTTATAGACATTTTTTTAAGATGAAAAGATTGTGTTAATCTGATGTATAAATCTATTTAGTtcgtaatattataaattttactattttatagattataaaatagttaaaaactactaaatattataataaataaaaaaatctcccttttaaaaatcatgttaaataatattagaacTGGGCAATTAGTCAGGCATGTATAAAAATACACGAATTCAACTCAACAtaatatttgagattaattGTGTTAAACTATGATCTATGTCTTTGAGGGTTAACACTATACTTAAAaagtttcattttaattaaaaaataataaaaataaaaattagaaaaaatcataaatttctggaaaaaaaatcaaataataaaagagtGCCAACAATGTGCatcaataaaacataaaaaaaaaacaattataaataaatttgttgaaattaaattaatttcattaataaataaaaataagaatgtgagtaaaataaaatcaaataaaaatcaaacttaattaaattatatatatatatataattataatgatgcttaattttcaaattgtctggattgctgggtcgatagctgtggttaatttggatatatatgtgagagtaatttgatatttgggtcggattgtcagttgacccgcccataaacttataacggttaaaaataaaattaaaatgttattgatatgttttaaacttataacctaataaaaacaagtacaaccttttaaccaactaggctaataaaactttatattttaaattcaacatcaaatttgatgaacgtgagacgttttaacaatataagttcaacatgtgagagtaaattaaaaatactatcacATTTTAATCGTGATTTTTTTcggtttttatatcattactcatgCAAATGCATAGGCTATATGCTAGTATGAATTAAcgatgaatttatttat
Proteins encoded:
- the LOC124912982 gene encoding metalloendoproteinase 5-MMP-like — encoded protein: MVKPRCGFPDLVNGSLIKHGVKLVRDPFKSGLYYGYGKPRWSKLKLYWSVAPGTRSDAINPITYAFYSWQKVTKFNFLRSYGNTDIQISFTSYPSEDYEPFLRHSGIMAYSRLPPRGTLRFRADAPWTNGARADKMDIETIAVHELGHVLGLKHSIVPSAVMWPYSQSGVIKRKLHDDDIYAIQALYNFR